From a region of the Pseudomonas fulva 12-X genome:
- a CDS encoding SphA family protein translates to MKTSLAITLGLFTLAALDTAMAADGPPPPSVNQPAGINLGGTSFYDGFAGPPGLNYLAYLKYQSASSFRNNNGKENTAFDNPKLNVVTLINQFSYYSPETIGGGAHLGWSLLVPLVSLDGDFGDAGAKLKDNAFGLGDITAGPQIQFDPIVDSTGRPVFVQRVAFDVIMPTGKYDEDKDLNQGSNTYSLNPYWAATWMPAPRWELSWRLHYLYNFKNDDPASSSPVPFEGQPVRDTQAGKSAWINFAASYEVIPNLSVGINGYYFKQLSDDQVNGQRLEDSREKVLGIGPGLFWKISEGDGFWLNTYHETQVENRAKNDFAVQLRFAHAF, encoded by the coding sequence ATGAAGACCTCGCTTGCCATCACACTGGGATTGTTCACCCTCGCAGCACTCGACACCGCCATGGCCGCCGATGGCCCGCCGCCGCCCTCCGTCAATCAGCCGGCTGGCATCAACCTGGGCGGAACCAGCTTCTATGACGGTTTCGCAGGCCCTCCCGGACTCAACTACCTCGCCTACCTGAAATACCAGAGCGCCAGCTCGTTCAGGAACAACAATGGCAAGGAAAACACCGCGTTCGACAATCCCAAGCTGAATGTCGTGACGCTGATCAACCAGTTCAGCTATTACTCGCCCGAAACCATCGGCGGCGGCGCACACCTGGGCTGGAGCCTGCTGGTGCCGCTGGTGTCTCTGGATGGCGATTTCGGCGACGCTGGAGCCAAGCTCAAGGACAATGCATTCGGGCTGGGCGACATTACCGCCGGTCCACAGATTCAATTCGACCCGATCGTCGACTCGACTGGCCGCCCGGTTTTCGTCCAGCGCGTGGCCTTCGACGTGATTATGCCGACCGGTAAATACGACGAAGACAAGGACCTCAACCAGGGCTCCAATACTTACTCGCTCAACCCTTACTGGGCCGCGACCTGGATGCCAGCCCCCCGCTGGGAACTGAGCTGGCGCCTGCATTACCTCTACAACTTCAAGAACGACGATCCGGCGAGCAGCTCACCTGTGCCCTTCGAAGGGCAGCCCGTGCGTGATACCCAGGCAGGCAAATCGGCCTGGATCAACTTCGCCGCCTCCTACGAAGTCATTCCCAACCTCTCGGTGGGCATCAACGGCTACTACTTCAAGCAGCTCAGCGATGACCAGGTAAACGGCCAGCGTCTCGAAGACTCGCGCGAAAAAGTGCTCGGTATCGGCCCGGGTCTTTTCTGGAAAATCAGTGAAGGCGACGGCTTCTGGCTCAATACCTACCACGAGACTCAGGTAGAGAACCGTGCCAAGAACGACTTCGCGGTCCAGTTGCGCTTTGCGCATGCGTTCTGA